The sequence below is a genomic window from Lycium ferocissimum isolate CSIRO_LF1 chromosome 9, AGI_CSIRO_Lferr_CH_V1, whole genome shotgun sequence.
tcctttcttggcatgtcttagatgcatAGGCtcgatttcgcgcctcgggaccTTCCTAACTCCGTAAATCCGCAAtcgaaaatagttactattcactcagtaagattgaactaaaagtgcatgaattgtgaagacaatgtctaaacatcctagaacttgcaagaatgagacccgattaccccaAAAACCTTCatagtaacgtcatgacacgtgttatatgtaagttgtctacgccacctcatttgactcgaggtgggcccacggttcccgaattttctttaatgccttgattattaaatgataagtgttgtaactattttaatgagaatatttctacgacggtaatgctaagaaagaacatacatcatgatcctatgatgataACAATGGGGTTGAGAAAGGGTAAACGTCTACGATAGCTACATTGACGGTATATTCGCTAtacaaatgaaaatatggaactCGTTAAAACGACCTCTTAATGTTTCAACTCTATTATATGGGATGACTGCTATAAAGGTTCTAGATTAACGAAACTATATtttatgaccctatttgatgttttttttatataacgACACTTTTCATTGGTGACTTCGTTctatgatacacgtatatgtgcataCCGTTATGTGCAAATATATACGTGGGGAACGGGGGGCAAATCGTGTCCACTCGATTCACTGGCtcatcatcccggacgcggatgctccggacgcgggatttatgggaagAGCGTACGCGGCGATCGTTTATGTGGtatataacttatacatataatgTGATACATCGGGGTCaccgttggggaggggggtgggagagccgatgtacccGTCCGTAAAGGTAAGAAAGAGATATCGAAATGTACCATCGAAAATGTACCGTTTATCGAAATGTACATCAAATGTTTCATCGAAATGTACCGTTTACAAAAATGTACCGTTTACTAAAATGTATCGTTTATGCATCGTATACGTGCATACACATGTATGTGTTACTTCGTACTAGGATAAACTCGTATATCTCATTCTCGTTATGACTTGTATTCTATattcccttactatgttatcatttatgccttacatactcaagacattattcgtaccgacgtcccttcttgtggacgctgcgttcatgccgcggcaGTCGCCAGACAGCGGACTTGATCTTTAGGAGCTCTACCACCGATTTACTTGACGCTCCAGCTTGTTCCGGGCCTTATTTTCGTGGTACTTCATCGTGCATATTTTCGGCACGACAAGATTTCGGCCCTTTCTCGTGTATAAGTGTATTATGttcagaggctcgtagacgtataTATATAGTCAGTTATGTACAGTTAAATATGCGGTATTTTGGCATCATAATGCTGTTGTATAACGTGATAGCAAAGCTAACTGGTCTATGTTTATAGTGATGCTGCTGATGTTAATGTTtagtttgaaagaaaaaaaaagcaccGTTCATACGACTTGGTTAAAAGCAAAGTGGTATGTAAAACGATAGGTaagggtgctcggtacaagtatttGGTACTTCtgtcacggcccctagtcgggtcgtgacacggaGCTATCATCTGAATCCCTAAGtcctgcactctttttcccttcccCCGGTTTTTGTCGCAGTTGAATTTTTCCAGCAAAATTTTTAATGGGGCAGGCGGGAGGGTGATTACATGACTTTCcgacaagaaggaaaaaatcTTCCACTTTCCGGTCACATCTGAGCGAGTAACCAGAAAGTGGGGAGACTATCTGTATAGGGTAAAATCCGTCGACACTAAGTGAACGTATCAAAGGATGACACGTGACGATGGTGACATGTCAGATTTGAGTCAGCAAGGGAAGGGCTCTGGGAAAGCATAGCGACGCTCCGGAGGAGTAACTTGGCAGCTGCTACCGGAGACAGAAATTACAAAGGTCCGGAGAAGCATGCCAACTCACCGGTCAAACGTCATTCAATATGCAACCGCTACAAGAAACCCCAAGTCTTTCTCTGGTCTTAAATGTACATTATTGCCTTTCATTGTCATAGCATTAAGTCTCTGTATTACCTTTTATTATCTTTGGCATTAATATTGGTAATGAAGAGGGCATGATTTGTAGATCATGCACCCTATAGCTCTAGTATAAAGAGATGTGCTCATCTCATTATAAGAATCATCTGaaaatatatacaagaattacCTTGCTTATTTTTCTCTTAGTTCCTAATTTCTTTTGTTCAACTAAGCAAAGATCTGATTGTTCGCTTGGGAGACTTAGCTCAAAAGCTTCTCTAAGGCTCGAGTGCTATTGCTTTAAATTCCTTTAGCTTTCTTTATAATTATCTTGCTTAATTTTGCATATTATCTCATTATTCGGTCATATTGATCCACGTATCTTGACCATGTATGCAAATTCAATTGTAACGATTTTCCGTGTAAACATGATCCCCTTTAAATAGGGTATTCATCAGGGGGAGTAAAAATACGCGttgtacttttttttccttaaccaaggttttgtcccattgggttttcctggtaaggtttttaatgaggcaactctcaaagcgtattactagatatgcgtattctttttccttctttaggATTTTTTCCCACAGGATTTTTCCTAATAAgattttaacgaggcacatcaTCTATTAATaaacatccaagggggagtgctgtaaatattataatatatttgtCCATTAACTTGGAGGCAAAGTCAACTTGATAACCAAGTTTATTTGTTAGCTTGGTGACCAAGTTAGTTACTTGGCCATCAAGTAACTTTTCCTCCTATAAATAGTGGCTCATTTGTATAAGATGATATACACATTCAgtctttctatatatatttgtctTTGGTGTACTTActttatagtatttattttataacacaaaGGCTATTATATGACATTTCAATATTCTGGAGGGTTCCTCATTTATGCATGTATGGCTATAAGACTGTTTACGTGATAGGAATAGGATATATGTCAAAGGTCTTGTATCATATTTGTAAGATGCTTACTCCATTGACAGTCACTATTTGAACAACTTTTGTAAGTGTTCTCAAGTGTCTATTAGGTAATTAAATTAATCGTATAAAATATGTCCTTTCCTTTATTATACACATCAGCCGCAATTAAAAAACGCTTGAGGTTTTATGACTTATTGAGGCGAATGCTTATAATTAAAGAaggtgacatattttaagtggttaatTTATCTTCGTGATGGGCATTTGAGAACgcgcataattttttttttctaaaatttgaaCCGAAAGTATCTAATAGGAACGTTTTATTATGTGTTCAAGTGCTCAATTAGAACACGCAATAATTTGAGTGTCCAAATGGAATTTGGTGGCAAGTTTAAGGGGCTGTCATAAGAAATTTTATTTGCCTTTTAAATTTGTctgtatattttttattttattttttgtttaagaaattcaaattataGTCTATTTTAATTGAACACTTGAACTTATGATAAACTGTTTCTATTAGATACTTCCAATTTAAATTTTGGAAAAGCTTTCTGTGTGTACTCTTAATTTCCAATTACATTGATAAGTTAACTACATAAAATATATCACTTCTTTAAATTATACTTCcattgtcccaatttatgtgaagttGTTTGATAGAACACATAGTTTAAGAtaaaaagaaagacttttaaagCTTGGGAAAGACTTTTAAAGCTTGTGGCGTAAAATAAGCCTTAGATACATCCTCTCATTAAGGGTAAGATAGaagtttgaaattaaattattactattaaacatagaaatatgtcttcttctatttttttttttttttttttttttttttgaaataactAAAGGAAAAAGAGTGTCATACAAATTGGGACGGGGAAGTACACATGCCTCAATAAACAGTACAACCTCAAGCTTTCTTCTAATTGAGGTTAATATGAACTTATAATTAAAGAATATGACAtactttaaattgttaatttatCTACGTAATGAAAGCTTGAAAATCCGCACAGAAGCTTATTTACAATTTGAGTCAAAAGTATCTACTAGAAAGACTTTATGATTCAATTGGGACAAACTATAATTCGAGTGTCTGATCTTGAATGAAATATATTGATAAATTCAAGGGGCTGAATTTATTCCGCTTTTAAAAAGAAGAACGGGATAATTTCAGAAACCTTCCTCCACAGTTGCCTTCATAACACTTAGCTTACTCCACTTCCTTTGTTAGATATTACACTGGCCttccttattttaatttttttaagccAAACTAGTCTTAAATAGTAGtaaaatattccaactttacccttttgtgacttatttattcaaaaatgttttatagcACTACGCTCCCGTTAAAAATcttattatattaaaatatttaggCTAAAATTCTaaaacttttttatatataaataacattAGAAACAGGAAATTATGAAAAACCCCGAATCCTAATGTTACTGTAATATTTCTCTTTGTTCTTGCAATCGTGTTATTTGGTCAATAACAATATTTAGGCTAGAAAAAGAGCacatttctctttctttttctttttttttcttttttttgaaggaatgaactcCTAACTTTGGTAAGAAAATTCCTAACCCCTCGAATTTTGGAAACCGTtagcttttattttatttatttattataagTTCTTTCATTTTATGtcgtttatattcaaaatataatattatttaatgAGATTGAACTATGCACCCAATATTAGCTAAACGTATCAACTTCTCTTCCTCTCCTCTATATAAACGATTTTGATTATTCTGCTTCCACCTATCATTTGTTATTtacattcaaaatattttttggtaaaTTAAACATCTAAAATTAGTAAATGCCTCTGAAATAACCACGCGGTAATTTTAAATTACAGAGATAGAttgcaagaaagaaaattgtaggtgataatataattttttggttaaaagGCAAATAAGTATATAACTAACTACTCTTTACCTacaaaataatcttttttattGAGATGAATATTATATCTGGATGTAAAAAATGTGATTGAATATAATGATAAAAAGTATGATTGAATATAATGATATTAATGGATTCCTAAATTTGTGGAAGTTCAGATTTTTTTGGAGAGTAATTTCCCAAAGTAAACGTTAACTGTACTTAATATTGTTTGCTCaagttaatttaattttggggcaaaggtgcaaatatagcCCTCAACTTTGCGACATTTAGTTAGTATATATCCTCGttataaaagtggtgtatatatccGTCACGTTAAAATGATGCAAATACACCCCTGCCGTTACAAagtggtgcaaatatacccttttttatttgcaccattttgtaacggaaggggtatatttgcaccattttgtaacggcaggggCATGTATACACCAACTttgtaacgaggggtatatctgctctaaatcacaaagttgaagcgtatatttgcacctttgccctttaatttaagcctttaaaatcTAAAATAGACAAGTGTCAAATATCTAAGTATGTACTTGAGCAAATGTAGAGAAAGCGTAACGGAGAGGAGCCAAATGCTCAAAATTCTGTCTCCAAAAAGACAGAATAACTTGTCCTGGTGGTGCATTTACTTACACGACATCCACCTGCTTTAAAAATTAGCAGAATTATCCCTATATAAAGTGAAAGCATAACCTTCTCAGTTATATTAGTGAAGTGCCTTCATTGTGCCACAACTTGAGTACATCAAACATGAAGGATCAAATGCAAGTTAAAATCTTGTCCAAAAGCCTCATAAAACCATCATCACCAACGCCGGACCACCTTCAAGATTACAAGTTATCTTTCTTTGATCAAGTGGCTGATAAAGCACACCTGCCTCTTGTTCTTTTCTATCCTCATTGTAATAAAAACTCGAAAAATGAAGAGTTCGAAGAATCCTTGTCGAGGGTTTTAACCCATGTTTACCCTTTAGCTGGTCGATTCACAGAAGATGAATCCTCAGTTCTGTGTCTCGACCAAGGTGTAACTTACATAAAAGCAACGGTCAATTGTCATCTTGACGATTTCCTCGAACGAGCACACAAAGACCTTGACCTAGCATTACCATTTTGGCCTCATGGCATTATGGAAGTGAACGACACGAACATATTCGTCACACCACTTATGGTTGTGCAAGTCACAACGTTCGAATGTGGTGGCCTAGCTCTATCTATTAGCACTGCACATCCTGCTATGGACGGGTTCACGGCTTCCACATTCATCTACGAATGGTTCAAAGTGTGCAAATTTGGGACTCCTTGTAAGGAGATTAATTTCATGAGCTTCAATTTGGGAACTCTTTTCCCAGCCCAAGATTTAACCGCCATTCTTGAGCCTCCTGTTGACGAAGGCAAACGTACAAAATCTAAGTTGATTGCAAGGAAATTTGTATTCGACGAAGCTGCAATATCCAAGCTCAGAAAGAAATTTGATACGGAAGCTTTGAGTTTCAAACCTTCACGAGTTGAGATGATAACAACACTTCTATGGAGGTCTCTAATCCGTGCAGCTGGAGCTGGAAATCCGCATTTGAAACGGTCTATAATGGCCTTTCCATTTAACTTGCGCGGTAAGGTTGCAGCTTTTCCTTATGCTACGaactcttttggaaattttatcATTGAAATTCCTATAAGATTTGAACATGATGACGAGACAAAGATGGAGTCGTTGCATCACATTGTAAAACTGATAAGAGACTCAGTTCAAGAGACTACTAGTAACTGTGTCAATGCTACTCCAGATGAGATAGTTTCTGTGGTTGTCAACTTATACAACGATAGTTATGCTGGATCAGAATGGGGAGGCAATAGCGAAGTTGTGAGTTTTACATGCTCAAGTTTGTGCAGGTTTCCCATGCAGAAAGCTGATTTTGGTTGGGGAAGACCAAGTTTAATGCACTTTGGCTCAAGGCATAGTCAAATCTTTTGGTTGTATGACACAGAAGGTGAGACTGGCATTGCAGTGCAAGTGGATTTGCACGAAACGAACATGAACTCCTTTGTCCGAGACCCAGATATCATGGATTTTGCTAAATTTTAGGCTTTAATTAATTTCTTCGTCCTTTCATTTGTATTCCTTCCGTTTAGATTTATGTGCCTTTCATTTGTATTCCCTCCGTTTAGATTTATGTTGCCCATCTGGCATAAGTTGTGaacataaattaattttacatataAGGCAGAAGTTCAGGATATTTCAACAAAGTGAATTTGCTTAATTGACTACAAGGTTTGTCTTACGGGCAAAAGGTAGAACTTATGCCTGATTGGCAACAGAGGCAAAACTTTTACTACTCATCAGCCATAAGTTCTAGCTTTTGCCTATAAAGCACAAATTCGTGATATTCAAGATAGTGAACCTGCTCAATTGACTACAAATTCTGTCTTATAGACAAAAGCTACAACTTATGTCTGATAAGCAACAGAAGTTCTTCCTAGCGTATTTTTTCAAGTTAAGgttattttttagaatttatTAAGCGGGAATAAAAATTCAAGACGGAACACTTTTGGAGACACCCCGCGTCATTTCCTGAATGAGAAATGGGCTTCACACGGTAGTCGACAAGACCCAGCCATAAGCAACCTAACTCCTTAAtatgttgaaatttgaaagAGCAAAGCTTAAACTAATTTAGAATTCCAAAACTCACGTGTTTGATCAAGagattcaacatgtttgtgtgtcaCTCACATCGTCAGAGTATTTATGGTCACCGAAGCCTAAAGGTTGTGTATGCGTCTTTAAGGCTATAGGTAATTGTCGTAAACCGGCCCATAGACGGGCAAAGGCACTAACTTGGAACCCACGCCACACTCTgccatcttcatactcgtcCCGCCAAACTATTGACTGTGATACCAGTTGTTGGGCTAAACAGTCCAAAGGTACTCTTAACATGGTGTGATATTTTCCATTTTGGGCTAAGCCCGCATGGTTTTCCCAAAAGGCCTCATGCCATTAAGAATATCCAACACCTTATAagtaactttttttcttttcggtTGCCAATGTaatactttgttcgcacacccaactgTCTTCATAATAAAGTGATTTCTAGTACTCCATCCGTCTCAATTACCTCGGGCTGAGGAGTGTCCACATGAGTTCGTTGAGGTGTTTACACAGGCAAGTTGCCTAAAAACTTCAGCTTCTTTTCAAGCTAAagatgtgatatagtttgattaggcacgaaactaagaaaaaaagaaagattttcaaaccttgtggttt
It includes:
- the LOC132029341 gene encoding acetyl-CoA-benzylalcohol acetyltransferase-like, with amino-acid sequence MKDQMQVKILSKSLIKPSSPTPDHLQDYKLSFFDQVADKAHLPLVLFYPHCNKNSKNEEFEESLSRVLTHVYPLAGRFTEDESSVLCLDQGVTYIKATVNCHLDDFLERAHKDLDLALPFWPHGIMEVNDTNIFVTPLMVVQVTTFECGGLALSISTAHPAMDGFTASTFIYEWFKVCKFGTPCKEINFMSFNLGTLFPAQDLTAILEPPVDEGKRTKSKLIARKFVFDEAAISKLRKKFDTEALSFKPSRVEMITTLLWRSLIRAAGAGNPHLKRSIMAFPFNLRGKVAAFPYATNSFGNFIIEIPIRFEHDDETKMESLHHIVKLIRDSVQETTSNCVNATPDEIVSVVVNLYNDSYAGSEWGGNSEVVSFTCSSLCRFPMQKADFGWGRPSLMHFGSRHSQIFWLYDTEGETGIAVQVDLHETNMNSFVRDPDIMDFAKF